The following nucleotide sequence is from Archocentrus centrarchus isolate MPI-CPG fArcCen1 chromosome 18, fArcCen1, whole genome shotgun sequence.
GCTGAGGACTGAGGGTAACTTCCCCGCGTCTGTGGACAGTTACTCTCACGCTCACTGACTCAGTGCAGCCTGAGGTGGGATGGAGAGTTTCTGAGCCTGTAATCGAAATCTGTGTACTGACTCAAAAAAGAGACTCATTATTAaaagctgtcaaacaaatcctcaAAGTGATCAGAACTGCTTCAAAACTCTGGTGAACAGCTGTCTTCTCAAGTAGACAGATGATTCCCTGTTGTCATTGAATGCAGCACACGGAAAGACTTTCCACTCTACAAATTACATAAAGTGTGatcagaaataataatttctaCGCCCTGAAGTCTCAGAGTAAAAAGATCCAAAAACATCTTCTGTCCTCACTGTAAGAAAGTTCTGCTTTGCGTGTCTGAAACTCACTCCTGAGTGCTTGAAGACAAGCTCTTACTTCATCACCTGCAGTGATGGTGTGGCCCCCAGACAAACATCCAGACCTGCGTGGCACAGAAAGTAGGAGACAACATGGACTCTGATTATGTGTTCTTCTCTCATAGTAGACTTCCCTTTAGGATTTAATTGGAACACAACCCAAAGTTTTACAGGCTGAAAAATTCTTGTAGATGATGAAGTAgatactgtatttgtttattatgttcTATAGCCTGttctaaaataataatgaaaattgttttcctttaaaatgGCACCCTTGAAACAAGGGCGAGTCAACCTTGTTTAAGGGCATTTCCTCTACTGCATACTGTCCCACCAACTTCTTGAGCTCTCCCCAACTTACTGGTTTTGCaccaaagtccagcttttgttgggtgctggggggggcCTCCTGTATTAGTTGCAACTCTGCTTCACtccagaaaatgacaaaaatagtaacgcagtgacttggataagtaactttaatctgattactggactgcataTAATAAGTAACGtattactgacatcactgatccTGACCATGTGATAGACTGGCAATCTGTCCACTGTGTGACAGCTAGAATAGGTTTCAGTCCCCAAGACCTTAAACTGGATATGAAgataagaaaatgtatttatttatcatgttaGAGCTTAGATACAGCAGAAAATAACATACTGCAAGTAGGTCAAGACCAAACATTTAGTCTTAGAATTAACTTCAGAACATGTACAGAAGAACAACCTTTAGGGGCAGGTGGTATCTTTGAGGGGACACCTTTAAGTTTACCTACTTGTAAAAAAAGAGAGGTTTGGTATCAGCATAAGAACAAAAAAGGTTATCATAATCCTTTATTGATTAATTTTTAACTATCCAACTAAATTAACTGGGACAAACTGAGACACAAGTATGCAACTTAAAGTTTGTGTTCAGCAGTTTCATAAGGTCCTTTATTTAATTCTGAAAGAAGACAGGATTGAGTATGAAGATGAAGACAGCTGCATATGGAAATATTCTTTTCAAAATTAGAAATCACTTGCAAATGTATTGATACTGGCACTGTTAGTTTAGCACCAGTTAGAGTTTGTTTTAAGAGCTTTGGTTAAAGTGTGGGATCAGATATGTTAAAATAaagacaatataaaaaaaacagagcgcTCACTTTGAAAGATTGAACCAGTCACTGCCAGCATTTAAAACTGACCTCACAGCTGGCTTcaacaaaataagaaaacattttaataaactatATTAAAAGTAGAAAAGTTTATCATCTTGCAGCCTCTCTCATCCACCGTTCAGTCTGCAGCTCGTTACATCCTCAGTGCTGCTCTTCAGGCCTGAAACCCGTCTGATTCAGTTGCTGTGCTCCagatttcactctttgtttgctCGATATAGTTCTCCACACTCTGGACTCTCTGTTCAGTTCAGCTACAGTTGccctgctgctctgcacagcCAACAACCTGGATGAGTTTGTAGTTTGCTCTGTCTGGAGGTTGAAAATTTACAGACtttctttacttaagtacaagtacagatacttgctaaagaaatactctggtaaaagttcaagtactgattcaacttatttactcaagtaaaagtgatacttgagtaaataaataacaggcTCGGAAATGAactcaaagtaaaaaagtacctcattgaaggacatttctaccagcaAAGTTGCAGAGCCTCAAGCTATATTAATGTAGTactaaaattatattaaaacatgacaatactttttaattaactttgcCTCAacacctaaacagaaaacattagTACAGTCAGGGCTTAAAGTGGGATTCAGTgggcatccactgtctgttaCTGCAACTAAATTAGCAAATCAATTTTATGCAATTtttgtatatacacacatctATATTACATCCATCTTTAATGACCGTTGCACTCTGAGCCTGTCTGCACAGACCTTTAGACCCCCAGTGGAGGTTGCTCCTCCAAAATATAACGCTGTGGTGGGGGCATATTTCTTGCAACTTTAAAAAGtcagtaaaatgaaaacaagtttGCAGCATGTATGTGACCctcattactgaaaaaaaaaaaaagctttgtaaaGAGGCCGCTGAGTGGCGTCCATCCCTGCAGTGTGTCGGCTGACCTCATGGCTGCAAAGGTCATAAGGTCACGAGGCTTGGGTTAAGGCTGAGCCAGGTGCTCTAGCGCCTCCCCCTCGCAGCGCATGCAGTGGTAGCCCAGGCTAGCGGTGACATCGAAGCAGCCCTGGCTGAGGTAGAAGTCCATAGATGGTTTGTTCCAGTCGGCAACAGTGAAGTTGAGCTGGTGGCAGCCGGCAGCCAGAGCCAGCTACAGGAGAGAGGAACCAAGGAGGAAGACAGGAATGACTGCTGTGCTCAGATGTAGGATGGAAACTTCCACTGTATGCTACCTCTGAGACActgtttagcattttttttttttttttttttgctaacaaatactgaaaataatcAGTATTTAACTTCTACAGTTTGTACCTGTTTTACTCACCTGCGCCACCTTGCTCATTAGTGCTTTACCAACGCCCTTCCCTGAAACAGATCATGTGAATTACTTTCAAATTACTGCAAATGCAGATTTGATGATATGAGGTCTTCAGAGATGCTGTAGTGTACCTCTGAACTCTGGCATCACGTATAAGTCCAGCATATAAATGGATCTGCCTTTCCATGAACTGTAGGAATAGAAGTAAAGTGCGTAGCCGATCTTTGTGTGACCTGAAAGGAAAACATCTGCTAGTAAAATATTTAGAAGCAGCCAAATATAAAACCGTTGtatgtgctttgtttttcctttccactaaGTTAATGACTGAACGTTTAGCACAATGATTATTAACACGATGCTTTTCTTAACTGCATATCATTTCCTATACATCAGTGAATGAATTATTGCAGCTTTGGTGCTGCTCACACTGGTCCTGAATTGAAATCTATGGCTTTGATGCTCTTGAAGGGCCAATCAACAGATGAGCTGGGAAGCATACAGATAAGAACATCTCATATTGTGTATCCTTTTTGCCAGATAACAGCCTGGAGTTGTTTGCTATAGTTTTCAGCAAGTCTCACACACGTCTCCTGAGCAATCCCAGCCCATTCTTCTTCAGCGAATCTCTCAAGCTCCTCCCGATATGATGTTCTTATGGCATGGACCTTGGTCTTCAGTTCATCCCACAGATTTTCAGTGGCTTCAAATCAGAGCTTTGTGCAGACCAGCCAGTAACATTCACTTTGGTCTTCTGGAGGCAGTTCTTCACCAGGAGCAATGTGTGTTATTGGAAGATAAAACAATGACCCAGATTTGCTGCTGACTGCTTGaggttttctttcaaaatctgCACATATCCTTCTTTCTTCATGAGTCCTTCCACCTTGGTGAGAGTCCCAGTTCCAGGCACGTTGAAATAGCAAGGGATAGTGGACAGTGGTGACTATGGAAAAAGGCTCATGTCATGGAAGGAAAAGGCACAGCTGGGCAGCAGAGCGTATATTAATGGTCTAATTACTACATTCTGAGGAAAAGCTCTGCATCGGCCTGGTTATGTAAGAGGTGTTTAAAGAGGGAGGACAcatctgctgtgtgctgttagaTTAGGTAGCAGAACTAATAAATATGTAGCTTAATGAAGAGACTGACTAGTTAGTAATTAATGACTTTTTTAACTGTAGCTTAGAGTTACAATAGAAATACTTACACAGAACtatagaaaatgtaaaatgtgctgCTACTGAGTGTACAGTCAGCTTACTTGGGCTCTGTTGTTAAACACCTGTGACCTGGAACTAAAAAGCTTGTCAACAGAAAGGAGCATTTAGATGCTAACATGTTCATTATTGTTATGCACATTAGTGCTGGTGGAGACCACAACT
It contains:
- the LOC115796851 gene encoding diamine acetyltransferase 2-like isoform X1; protein product: MVWLIGSLNLSPVQRLCFNERVFSVNLTSVLSFRKKTETFAYLLCLIACNFLSDLEQDGFSKNPFFHVVIAEVPEQHRTKEGHTKIGYALYFYSYSSWKGRSIYMLDLYVMPEFRGKGVGKALMSKVAQLALAAGCHQLNFTVADWNKPSMDFYLSQGCFDVTASLGYHCMRCEGEALEHLAQP
- the LOC115796851 gene encoding diamine acetyltransferase 2-like isoform X3 is translated as MDFSIRAASLDDCKDIMRMIMELAEYDKQADHVKITQKGHTKIGYALYFYSYSSWKGRSIYMLDLYVMPEFRGKGVGKALMSKVAQLALAAGCHQLNFTVADWNKPSMDFYLSQGCFDVTASLGYHCMRCEGEALEHLAQP
- the LOC115796851 gene encoding diamine acetyltransferase 2-like isoform X2; this encodes MDFSIRAASLDDCKDIMRMIMELAEYDKQADHVKITQKDLEQDGFSKNPFFHVVIAEVPEQHRTKEGHTKIGYALYFYSYSSWKGRSIYMLDLYVMPEFRGKGVGKALMSKVAQLALAAGCHQLNFTVADWNKPSMDFYLSQGCFDVTASLGYHCMRCEGEALEHLAQP